A window of Corallococcus macrosporus DSM 14697 contains these coding sequences:
- a CDS encoding acetyl-CoA carboxylase carboxyltransferase subunit alpha, producing MATGTSYVLEFERPLIELEKKIDELKVLSTSGSVDFSSEISKLEKKAKKLQTEIFSDLSRWQVVQMSRHPNRPYFLDYVHYLFTDFVELCGDRAFGEDPSIVGGFARFDGKPVMVMGHQKGRNTKENMARNFGMPRPEGYRKARRLMELAERFEKPILTFVDTPGAYPGIGAEERGQAEAIAVNLEVMSRLRVPIISTVVGEGGSGGALAIGVGNRVLMLQNSVYSVISPEGCASILFRDAAKADKAADAMKLTAKDLLEMKIIDEAIPEPAGGAHRDAAKMAEALGKTLRKHLGQLAELSPDELVQDRYAKFRALGVFSGR from the coding sequence ATGGCAACCGGTACCAGCTATGTGCTCGAGTTCGAGCGCCCCCTGATTGAGCTGGAAAAGAAGATTGACGAGCTCAAGGTCCTCTCCACCAGCGGCTCGGTGGACTTCTCCTCGGAGATCTCCAAGCTCGAGAAGAAGGCGAAGAAGCTCCAGACGGAGATCTTCAGCGACCTGTCTCGGTGGCAGGTGGTGCAGATGTCCCGGCACCCGAACCGCCCCTACTTCCTGGACTACGTCCACTACCTCTTCACCGACTTCGTCGAGCTGTGCGGTGACCGGGCCTTCGGCGAGGACCCGTCCATCGTCGGCGGCTTCGCGCGCTTCGACGGCAAGCCGGTGATGGTGATGGGGCACCAGAAGGGCCGCAACACCAAGGAGAACATGGCGCGCAACTTCGGCATGCCGCGCCCGGAGGGCTACCGCAAGGCCCGCCGCCTCATGGAGCTGGCCGAGCGCTTCGAGAAGCCCATCCTCACCTTCGTGGACACGCCGGGCGCCTACCCGGGCATCGGCGCCGAGGAGCGCGGGCAGGCGGAGGCCATCGCCGTCAACCTGGAGGTGATGAGCCGGCTGCGCGTGCCCATCATCTCCACGGTGGTGGGCGAGGGCGGCTCCGGCGGCGCGCTGGCCATTGGCGTGGGCAACCGCGTGCTGATGCTCCAGAACAGCGTCTACTCCGTCATCTCCCCCGAGGGCTGCGCCTCCATCCTGTTCCGGGACGCCGCCAAGGCGGACAAGGCCGCGGACGCGATGAAGCTCACCGCGAAGGACCTGCTGGAGATGAAGATCATCGACGAGGCCATCCCCGAGCCCGCCGGTGGCGCCCACCGCGACGCCGCGAAGATGGCGGAGGCGCTGGGCAAGACGCTGCGCAAGCACCTGGGGCAGCTCGCCGAGCTGTCGCCCGATGAACTGGTCCAGGACCGGTACGCGAAGTTTCGCGCGCTCGGTGTGTTCTCCGGACGCTGA